In Hippocampus zosterae strain Florida chromosome 3, ASM2543408v3, whole genome shotgun sequence, a genomic segment contains:
- the poglut3 gene encoding protein O-glucosyltransferase 3, which translates to MFKRNVDSLTPSRHALPCVHLVFVVFIILQITVVNGERISPGSCLIWGPGLDPHVVLPVRYFFIQAVDFKGENFSSSPGKDTFKVKITSLEKKEHVRIHVPPPLDRGDGSFMVRYRLYNTASTGLKVEIFHHETAVAKSPYIVRGPVYHEYCDCPEPDASAWQSVMQCPLDEPQIEADFKSFPSIDLQRLREQGPQRFANRGGIIHYAILNNRLYRRALGKYTDFKMFSDEMLLSLTRKVKVPDVEFYINVGDWPLETRPADAGPVPVLSWCGSTDSRDIVLPTYEITHSTLESMRGVTNDLLSVQGNTGPSWVNKTDRAFFRGRDSREERLQLVSLSKKHPKLLDAGITGWFFFRDREKHVGKAPLVGFFDFFKYKYQVNVDGTVAAYRFPYLMLGNSLVLKQDSPYYEHFYSSLKAGTHYLPFKRNLSDLLEKIKWAKENDAEARKMATAGQAAARELLPPSRLYCYYYRVLLTYAGRQSGRPSRHADMEPVPLSDEHENGCTCGRDGNKEEKSVRDEL; encoded by the exons ATGTTTAAACGTAACGTAGACTCGCTCACGCCTTCTCGTCATGCTTTACCGTGTGTTCATTTGGTCTTCGTTGTATTTATTATCTTACAAATCACGGTTGTTAACGGCGAAAGAATCAGCCCCGGGAGTTGTCTCATCTGGGGTCCAGGACTTGACCCTCATGTAGTTTTGCCGGTCCGCTACTTCTTCATTCAAGCGGTCGATTTCAAAGGAGAAAATTTCAGTTCATCTCCAG GTAAAGACACATTTAAAGTGAAGATAACTTCACTGGAGAAGAAAGAGCATGTCCGCATCCACGTTCCCCCACCTTTGGACAGAGGAGATGGATCCTTCATGGTGAGGTACCGGTTGTACAATACAGCATCGACGGGCCTGAAGGTTGAGATCTTCCATCATGAAACTGCTGTTGCTAAATCACCCTACATCGTCCGAG GTCCAGTCTATCATGAGTACTGTGACTGTCCTGAACCCGATGCCTCCGCATGGCAGAGTGTCATGCAGTGTCCACTCgacgagcctcagattgaggcgGACTTTAAATCATTCCCGTCGATCGACCTGCAGCGCCTCCGGGAGCAGGGGCCTCAAAGATTTGCAAACCGAGGAGGCATCATTCACTACGCCATCCTGAATAATCGTCTGTACCGCCGAGCGCTGGGAAAATACACCGACTTCAAGATGTTTTCGGATGAAATGCTGCTATCCCTGACGAGGAAG GTGAAGGTGCCCGATGTCGAGTTTTACATCAACGTCGGCGACTGGCCGTTGGAGACGAGGCCGGCTGATGCGGGCCCTGTCCCGGTTTTGTCCTGGTGCGGATCTACAGACTCACGAGATATCGTCCTCCCCACCTACGAGATCACTCATTCAACTCTGGAAAGCATGAGAGGCGTCACCAATGACCTGCTCTCTGTTCAAGGCAACACAG GTCCCTCGTGGGTAAACAAAACCGATCGGGCCTTTTTCCGTGGCAGGGACAGCCGAGAGGAACGTCTCCAGCTGGTCTCTCTGTCCAAGAAACATCCCAAGCTTCTGGATGCCGGCATCACAGGATGGTTCTTTTTCAGAGACCGGGAGAAACATGTTGGCAAAGCGCCGCTTGTTGGATTCTTTGATTTCTTTAAG TACAAGTACCAGGTGAACGTGGACGGTACCGTGGCAGCGTATCGTTTCCCTTACCTGATGCTTGGAAACAGTCTGGTTCTGAAGCAGGACTCGCCCTACTATGAACATTTCTACAGTAGTCTGAAAGCTGGCACCCACTACCTCCCCTTTAAGAGAAACCTGTCAGACCTGCTGGAAAAAATCAAATGGGCCAAAGAGAATGATGCCGAGGCGCGAAAGATGGCCACGGCCGGTCAGGCCGCGGCCCGCGAGCTGCTGCCCCCTAGCAGACTCTACTGTTACTACTACCGAGTGCTGCTGACGTATGCCGGACGGCAGTCGGGCCGGCCGAGCCGCCACGCCGACATGGAGCCGGTGCCTCTGTCGGATGAACACGAAAATGGGTGTACGTGTGGGCGTGACggcaacaaagaagaaaagtctGTCAGAGATGAACTATGA
- the LOC127598356 gene encoding NADH-cytochrome b5 reductase 2, whose amino-acid sequence MDPSMLLSVVVAACVVVLSVLYFLMSGSSNKKKLPVTLLDPVVKYPLQLIDKQEISHDTKKFRFGLPSSDHILGLPVGQHVYLSARVNGSLVVRAYTPVSSDDQQGFVDLVVKVYYKNTHASFPEGGKMSQYLDSMAIGDAIDFRGPNGLLVYRGKGQFSIRPDKKSEPRDLKFKHIGMIAGGTGITPMLQLIRTITADPSDNTMCHLIFANQTEKDILLGEELHEVEKSHPEKLKLWFTLDKPSEGWKYSSGFVTATMIEAHLPPASSDVLVVLCGPPPMIQYACLPNLEKLGYKTEHIFAY is encoded by the exons ATGGATCCAAGTATG CTCCTGTCTGTCGTGGTCGCTGCGTGCGTAGTGGTTCTAAGTGTGCTGTACTTTTTAATGAGCGGCTCTTCAAACAAGAAGAAATTACCCGTCACCTTGCTTGATCCCGTGGTTAAATATCCTCTACAGCTTATAGATAAACAG GAAATTAGTCATGACACAAAGAAATTTCGGTTTGGCCTTCCCTCTTCAGATCATATCCTTGGACTGCCAGTAG GTCAGCACGTGTATCTCTCAGCAAGGGTGAATGGCAGCCTGGTGGTCAGAGCCTACACGCCAGTATCCAGTGATGACCAACAAGGATTTGTGGACCTTGTTGTCAAG gTGTACTATAAGAACACTCACGCCTCATTCCCAGAGGGAGGGAAGATGTCTCAGTACCTGGACAGCATGGCTATTGGAGACGCAATTGACTTTAGAGGCCCTAATGGACTGCTGGTGTATCGGGGCAAGG GCCAGTTTTCCATCCGACCGGACAAGAAGTCAGAACCAAGGGATTTGAAGTTCAAACATATTGGCATGATTGCTGGAGGAACAG GTATCACACCAATGTTGCAGTTAATTCGGACAATCACAGCAGATCCCAGTGACAACACGATGTGCCATCTCATTTTTGCCAACCAG ACAGAGAAAGATATTCTACTCGGGGAGGAGCTCCACGAGGTGGAGAAGAGCCATCCTGAAAAGCTGAAGCTCTGGTTTACGCTGGACAAACCTAGTGAGG GTTGGAAGTACAGTTCCGGGTTTGTGACTGCAACTATGATCGAGGCTCACCTCCCACCTGCATCCTCAGATGTTCTTGTCGTTTTGTGTGGTCCTCCTCCAATGATCCAGTATGCGTGTCTGCCAAATCTGGAGAAGCTGGGATACAAAACAGAACACATCTTTGCATACTAA